Proteins encoded by one window of Thermobaculum terrenum ATCC BAA-798:
- a CDS encoding O-antigen ligase family protein → MIASPSYIPMIALGLIIVGVFAFLLLPALLAVPLSLLCFLTVCATVPYIGLVWVLISVIFHFLVRKHIFSFDVSIADVSLLAATLGVIGRGYWYGLVDAPELSVIFGRLRRSPYLIPALILVVEASFHLMRSVMSPAPGSSMVVALRAYTLLVEPISVYILALLSFRHRQNINWILDMLLLAGLLVALGAIYQAGRDILAGELFRTRSFFNHPNTLGLFLSRMIPFYAALCLLMDGQWLRRFLYGSVVVLMGLALLLSGSRGGFLGVLAALILLAVILRRFRWLIPVGLGAVVILLIMTLAGESRFGALLDLGSGSADTRWRIWRAAFEQIIAHPLLGIGIGNVAWLVKYVPRERLVGAEIVDAHNFLLDFWSKLGAVGLGSLLALLLIFYLLAWDSYKHKNGSYRAIALAAICSMTAAVVHGLVDAFYFGVPIAVFFWFLLGVVEVTATSPDIPSQRE, encoded by the coding sequence TTGATAGCGAGTCCCAGCTATATACCTATGATAGCTTTGGGGCTAATAATAGTAGGTGTGTTTGCTTTCCTGCTTCTACCTGCTTTGCTGGCTGTGCCGCTTTCTCTATTATGCTTCCTGACAGTATGTGCAACGGTGCCCTATATAGGCCTGGTGTGGGTGTTGATCTCGGTGATATTTCACTTCCTAGTGAGGAAGCATATATTCTCATTCGATGTGTCTATTGCCGATGTATCATTACTCGCGGCTACCTTAGGGGTTATTGGTAGAGGATATTGGTATGGATTGGTGGATGCCCCTGAGCTATCCGTTATATTTGGGCGATTAAGACGCTCCCCTTATCTTATTCCTGCTCTAATACTGGTAGTAGAGGCTAGCTTTCATTTGATGAGATCGGTGATGAGTCCTGCTCCCGGGAGCAGCATGGTGGTTGCCCTGAGAGCATATACCCTGCTTGTTGAGCCCATATCTGTCTACATACTAGCATTGTTAAGCTTTAGGCATAGGCAGAACATAAATTGGATACTAGATATGCTTTTACTGGCAGGACTGCTGGTAGCATTGGGTGCGATCTATCAGGCTGGCAGAGACATTCTCGCTGGTGAACTGTTCAGGACTAGAAGCTTCTTCAATCATCCAAATACCCTAGGACTTTTTCTAAGCAGGATGATACCTTTCTATGCTGCTTTATGCTTGTTGATGGATGGACAGTGGTTGAGGAGATTCCTGTATGGATCTGTGGTCGTATTAATGGGGCTAGCATTACTGCTCTCAGGATCTCGTGGAGGCTTCCTTGGTGTGCTAGCTGCGCTGATTTTGTTGGCTGTGATCTTACGGCGCTTCAGATGGCTTATACCCGTGGGGTTGGGAGCTGTTGTGATCTTGCTGATCATGACTTTGGCTGGCGAGAGCAGGTTTGGAGCCCTACTTGATCTTGGGAGTGGATCAGCCGACACACGATGGAGGATCTGGAGGGCAGCTTTTGAGCAGATAATAGCGCATCCTCTTCTTGGTATAGGAATAGGCAATGTAGCATGGTTGGTCAAGTATGTCCCTAGAGAAAGGTTGGTGGGGGCCGAAATCGTTGACGCTCATAACTTCCTGCTGGATTTCTGGTCAAAACTGGGAGCAGTAGGGTTGGGTTCATTGCTTGCATTATTGCTCATTTTCTATCTCCTTGCATGGGATAGCTATAAACATAAAAACGGATCGTACAGGGCGATAGCATTGGCAGCTATATGCTCAATGACCGCTGCTGTGGTACATGGATTAGTGGATGCTTTTTACTTTGGTGTGCCGATAGCTGTATTCTTTTGGTTCTTACTTGGGGTAGTGGAAGTAACTGCTACAAGTCCTGATATTCCCTCGCAACGGGAGTAG
- a CDS encoding glycosyltransferase family 4 protein, whose protein sequence is MNQHILHLKREFQKHGHRVSIIAPVSDSGVELNIPDFYGFGGVVPISLNGSVARLSFSLDLRWKIKLLMERERFDIVHLQEPLIPALPLMVLQYSRSINIGTFHAYAESSLGYFYARPVLQRFFNKLDGLIAVSEPAKEFASQYFDGEFHIIPNGVDVQAFSRHVAPVKELMDGRPNILFLGRFEEERKGFKYALKSLRWVKHFFPDIRLVVAGKGDPDKFWSRIQKYHIEDNVRFVGVISDEERPAYMRSCKLLIAPSTHGESQGIVLLEAMAAGLPVVAGNIPGYASVVTNGQEGFLVPPEDEHTLALAIVRLLSDEALRNQMGNAGRRKANDYSWPKIANQLLEFYSRVRREKMEEEAKISGRSKFVSMVLRKVKGA, encoded by the coding sequence GTGAATCAACATATACTCCACCTTAAGAGGGAGTTTCAGAAGCATGGGCATAGAGTGTCCATAATCGCTCCGGTATCGGACTCGGGGGTGGAATTGAATATACCTGACTTCTATGGATTTGGTGGAGTTGTACCAATATCGCTCAATGGATCAGTTGCCAGGCTGAGTTTCTCGCTTGATCTGAGGTGGAAGATAAAGCTTTTAATGGAGCGTGAGAGGTTTGATATCGTACATCTGCAGGAGCCATTGATACCTGCCCTCCCTCTCATGGTGTTACAGTACTCTCGCTCCATCAATATTGGGACTTTTCATGCTTATGCTGAGAGTAGTCTAGGATATTTCTACGCTCGACCAGTGCTGCAGAGGTTCTTTAATAAGCTGGATGGTTTAATAGCTGTCTCAGAACCTGCCAAGGAATTCGCATCTCAGTATTTCGACGGAGAGTTCCATATAATACCCAATGGGGTGGATGTGCAGGCTTTTTCACGTCACGTGGCTCCTGTTAAGGAGCTTATGGATGGTAGACCGAATATTTTGTTCCTGGGCAGATTCGAGGAGGAGCGTAAGGGATTCAAGTACGCCCTGAAGTCCTTAAGATGGGTCAAACACTTCTTTCCAGATATAAGGCTAGTGGTAGCTGGGAAGGGAGATCCAGATAAATTCTGGTCACGTATTCAGAAATACCACATAGAAGATAACGTCAGGTTTGTAGGAGTAATATCCGATGAGGAGAGGCCAGCCTACATGAGGAGCTGTAAGCTTCTGATAGCTCCTAGTACGCACGGGGAGAGTCAGGGAATAGTACTATTAGAAGCTATGGCAGCAGGTTTGCCAGTTGTGGCTGGCAACATACCTGGGTACGCGAGTGTGGTAACTAATGGCCAGGAGGGTTTCCTTGTGCCCCCTGAGGATGAGCACACGCTAGCGTTGGCTATAGTAAGGTTATTGTCTGACGAGGCCTTGAGAAATCAGATGGGAAATGCGGGGAGGCGTAAAGCCAACGATTATAGCTGGCCTAAGATAGCTAACCAGCTATTAGAGTTTTATTCTCGTGTTAGAAGGGAGAAGATGGAAGAAGAGGCAAAGATTTCTGGTAGATCCAAGTTTGTGAGCATGGTTTTACGGAAGGTGAAAGGTGCTTAG
- the cofD gene encoding 2-phospho-L-lactate transferase, with translation MIVALAGGVGGAKLAHGLALSIPPEDLTVVINTADDFRLYGLYISPDIDTVMYTLAGIANPQTGWGVQGDTTNALEMIARYGRDTWFLIGDRDLATHVLRTELLSSGRTITQVTSELATALGVRSKLLPMCNEPVSTTIFATDGRVLEFQEYFVRYRHEPEVARVEFAGIDRAQATQEVLAAIRSAEFIVFCPSNPFVSIGPILNVRGIRGAIDASSAPKVAVSPIVGGSAIKGPAADMMRSMGFEVSPLGIAKYYRGIVNGIVIDNIDADLEENVRSLGLSVLVTNTIMNTVEDRQRLARELLAFGSKLMSEVSVS, from the coding sequence ATGATCGTGGCTCTGGCTGGAGGGGTTGGAGGTGCCAAACTGGCTCATGGTCTGGCTCTCAGTATACCTCCTGAGGACCTCACGGTAGTTATAAACACTGCTGATGATTTTCGCCTTTATGGTCTGTATATATCTCCCGATATCGATACCGTAATGTATACCTTAGCAGGGATAGCCAATCCCCAAACTGGCTGGGGAGTGCAGGGAGATACTACGAATGCTCTTGAGATGATAGCAAGATATGGCAGAGATACTTGGTTCCTAATAGGCGATAGGGACTTGGCTACTCATGTGCTCAGAACGGAACTACTTAGTAGTGGTAGAACAATTACCCAGGTGACCAGTGAACTGGCGACTGCTCTAGGGGTTCGATCCAAATTGCTACCCATGTGTAACGAACCAGTATCGACGACAATCTTTGCTACTGATGGAAGAGTGCTCGAATTTCAGGAGTACTTTGTAAGATATAGGCACGAGCCCGAGGTAGCTAGGGTAGAGTTTGCTGGTATAGATCGTGCTCAAGCTACACAGGAGGTGCTAGCGGCTATAAGGTCTGCGGAGTTTATAGTTTTCTGCCCCTCTAATCCTTTTGTGAGTATTGGACCAATCCTCAACGTTAGAGGTATTAGAGGGGCTATAGATGCAAGTTCTGCGCCGAAGGTGGCTGTGAGTCCTATTGTAGGGGGTAGCGCTATCAAGGGACCTGCTGCAGATATGATGCGTTCTATGGGGTTTGAAGTTTCCCCGCTGGGGATCGCTAAGTATTACAGAGGCATCGTGAATGGCATTGTTATAGATAATATCGATGCTGATCTGGAAGAAAACGTGAGATCTCTTGGGTTATCAGTATTGGTGACCAATACGATAATGAATACCGTAGAAGATCGCCAGCGTTTAGCACGAGAGCTGTTAGCATTTGGTAGTAAGCTAATGTCAGAAGTTTCTGTAAGTTGA
- a CDS encoding CDP-alcohol phosphatidyltransferase family protein: MLSSWLGDRVRASALIVGKVIARTGVSPNTLTVLGLLLNVLVALLLAWGYFLPGGLLALVAGSFDMLDGAVARSANKSSIFGGFLDSTLDRYSEAVMLFGLLVFYVRDGSSMSAILLIYATIVGSLMISYARARAEAAGLKNEAGILARPERVILLSFFLILGKPVWALWVLAIGTNLTALQRIYHVYRITNRK, from the coding sequence GTGCTTAGTAGCTGGCTAGGCGACAGGGTGCGTGCATCGGCCCTGATCGTCGGTAAAGTAATTGCAAGGACAGGTGTCTCCCCAAACACCTTAACAGTATTGGGCCTGCTGCTGAATGTGTTGGTAGCACTGTTACTGGCATGGGGATATTTCTTGCCAGGAGGGTTACTGGCACTTGTGGCCGGAAGCTTTGATATGCTCGATGGTGCTGTCGCCAGAAGCGCAAACAAGAGCTCAATATTTGGTGGTTTTTTGGATTCAACTTTGGATCGTTACTCCGAGGCCGTCATGCTTTTTGGCCTGCTAGTATTCTACGTGCGCGATGGCAGCTCCATGAGCGCTATCCTTTTGATCTATGCTACGATAGTAGGTAGCTTGATGATCAGTTATGCGCGAGCTAGAGCTGAGGCCGCAGGATTAAAGAATGAAGCCGGTATACTCGCGCGACCCGAAAGGGTGATATTGCTATCCTTTTTCTTGATACTGGGCAAGCCAGTTTGGGCTTTATGGGTACTTGCAATAGGTACTAACCTGACAGCCTTGCAAAGGATATATCACGTTTACAGGATAACTAACAGGAAGTAA
- the rsmA gene encoding 16S rRNA (adenine(1518)-N(6)/adenine(1519)-N(6))-dimethyltransferase RsmA, which produces MNNNFHDPRLILKKYGLYPKKGLGQNFLISPKVLRTILQASEITPQDTILEIGPGTGVLTRHLAAARCVVAIELDETLVQILRQELAQYPNIHIVQGNILEIEHPQLVAELCGIEKNYKIIGNLPYYITSHAIRRFLEIQPSPSLVIIMVQKEVAERITATPPKMSLLAVSVQYYAIPEMVTLVRRTAFIPPPEVDSAVLRLRVREHPLFPDIPSDIYFRIVSAGFAQKRKSLLNSLSSSLNLPKSRIATLLDKASIDHNVRAEQLTLEDWARICRQLMECESYPTVR; this is translated from the coding sequence GTGAACAACAACTTTCACGACCCCAGACTCATATTGAAGAAGTATGGACTATACCCTAAAAAGGGTCTTGGTCAGAACTTCTTGATAAGTCCAAAAGTGCTCAGAACTATCTTGCAAGCCTCAGAAATCACACCGCAAGATACTATCCTTGAGATTGGTCCTGGTACCGGCGTACTAACTCGCCATCTAGCAGCTGCAAGATGCGTAGTGGCAATAGAGCTTGATGAAACCCTGGTGCAAATTCTCAGGCAGGAATTGGCTCAGTACCCCAACATACACATAGTACAGGGGAACATACTTGAGATAGAGCATCCTCAGTTAGTAGCCGAATTGTGTGGGATAGAGAAGAATTACAAGATTATAGGTAATCTACCGTACTATATTACTTCCCACGCCATCAGAAGATTTCTGGAGATTCAGCCCAGTCCTTCTCTTGTGATCATAATGGTTCAGAAAGAGGTAGCTGAAAGAATAACAGCTACACCTCCTAAGATGAGCCTGTTAGCGGTATCTGTACAGTATTACGCTATTCCGGAGATGGTGACCTTAGTTCGACGCACGGCTTTTATCCCTCCTCCGGAGGTTGATTCTGCCGTACTTAGACTGAGGGTAAGAGAACACCCACTTTTCCCCGACATTCCGTCAGATATATATTTCAGAATAGTATCTGCAGGCTTTGCACAAAAGCGCAAAAGCTTGCTTAATTCATTGTCTTCTAGCCTCAACCTACCCAAGAGCAGAATTGCTACCCTTTTGGATAAAGCATCCATCGATCATAATGTCAGAGCAGAACAACTAACGCTAGAGGATTGGGCAAGAATTTGCAGACAACTAATGGAATGCGAATCCTATCCTACTGTAAGATAA
- a CDS encoding uracil-DNA glycosylase, producing MQEHYDLQQIAQDLQSCQRCDLYLYSRTAIPGNGDSQANLMIIGESPSEYDESTGKPFSGPSGRVLDSWLRKLGLTREEVWLTNVVKHRSVDLKDPRRRNRAPIASEYKACSHWLRLEISIIRPKIIVALGASAGKALLGSGFKISRDRGKTFPGPYDSIVVPTYHTAYILKLKSPLLEQVSSQVEQDLDTIKRLLSQLTE from the coding sequence ATGCAAGAACATTATGATCTCCAGCAAATAGCACAAGACCTTCAATCCTGTCAAAGATGTGATCTCTACTTGTATAGCAGAACAGCTATACCAGGGAATGGAGATTCCCAAGCTAATTTGATGATCATCGGAGAATCTCCTTCGGAGTACGACGAATCTACCGGCAAGCCTTTCAGTGGGCCCTCTGGCAGGGTACTGGATTCGTGGCTTCGCAAGCTAGGTTTGACCAGAGAAGAAGTATGGCTCACGAATGTGGTTAAGCATCGCTCTGTAGACCTCAAAGACCCCAGGAGACGTAACAGAGCTCCCATAGCATCAGAGTATAAAGCTTGCAGTCATTGGTTGAGGCTTGAGATATCTATCATACGGCCTAAGATCATAGTTGCGTTGGGAGCAAGTGCAGGCAAAGCGTTACTTGGATCTGGCTTCAAGATATCTAGGGACCGAGGGAAAACCTTCCCCGGCCCCTATGACTCCATCGTGGTACCTACTTATCACACCGCCTATATCCTCAAGCTTAAGTCACCGCTGCTCGAGCAAGTTAGCTCTCAAGTTGAGCAAGATCTTGACACCATAAAGAGGCTGCTGTCACAACTTACCGAATAA
- the ispE gene encoding 4-(cytidine 5'-diphospho)-2-C-methyl-D-erythritol kinase → MRILSYCKINLCLEVLGRRPDGYHDLATIFQTVSLGDELILKPNQSSCIRLLVDGNAPTGEDNIVHTAAKMLLRSKECGIDIILRKGIPSGAGLGGGSSDAASTLEAVNKLCNLHLSHEHLLTIASSLGADVPFFLYGGTAVGRDRGDKISPLPYRREYYFLLHVPPFRLERKTQRVFAALQPREYTDGTFTVQLSRKIAAGQQITNADLYNSLFPAAVRVWPQLARRHDALQEITHQAWVLSGAGPTLYTIVESFQVGKKLLEDLRQLDGQSFLVRSTPVAREYQDL, encoded by the coding sequence ATGCGAATCCTATCCTACTGTAAGATAAACCTCTGCCTAGAGGTACTAGGGAGAAGGCCCGACGGCTATCACGACCTCGCAACTATCTTCCAGACTGTGAGCCTTGGGGATGAGTTGATTTTGAAACCCAATCAATCCTCATGTATAAGGCTGCTTGTAGATGGCAACGCCCCAACAGGAGAAGACAATATAGTGCATACTGCAGCCAAGATGCTTCTGAGGTCTAAGGAGTGTGGCATAGATATAATTCTCCGCAAGGGCATTCCCTCAGGAGCAGGTCTTGGAGGTGGCAGTTCCGACGCCGCCTCAACCCTTGAAGCTGTAAATAAGTTATGCAACCTACACCTATCCCACGAGCATCTGCTTACTATAGCCTCCAGCCTAGGAGCGGATGTGCCGTTTTTCCTGTACGGAGGTACGGCAGTTGGCAGAGATAGAGGAGATAAAATAAGCCCTCTACCTTATAGAAGGGAATACTACTTTCTGTTACACGTACCACCTTTCAGGCTAGAAAGGAAGACACAGCGAGTATTTGCCGCACTGCAACCACGTGAATACACCGACGGTACTTTTACAGTCCAACTGTCGCGTAAGATAGCGGCAGGTCAGCAGATAACCAACGCTGATCTATATAATTCTCTATTTCCTGCAGCTGTCAGGGTATGGCCACAATTAGCACGGCGCCATGATGCCCTTCAAGAGATCACGCATCAGGCATGGGTGCTGAGTGGTGCCGGCCCAACGCTCTATACCATAGTAGAATCATTCCAAGTTGGTAAAAAGTTACTAGAGGACTTGCGACAACTAGATGGGCAATCTTTTCTGGTAAGATCTACTCCCGTTGCGAGGGAATATCAGGACTTGTAG